The segment ATTTTTCCTTTCACATCTCTTATATCCTTATTGATCAACTCGTACCTCTTCAGCGTCCTGTCATCCGAAGCTCTGTCGAGCACAGACTTCAATTCGGCAAACATTCCGTCACTTCGTTCAACCCCTATAATTTCGTAATCAGACAGCAGCTCAAGCATCACCCTTCCGGCACCAGGACCTATATATAGGATGGGCTTGTCGTTCGCGTATCTTCGCGCGGCATATCGCCAGAAAGGCATATCATCCGTATATGTAAAAAAGGCGCGGTAGTAGCGGGCAAACTCGCCGAAGCTATCCATACTTCTGCTCCTCAGATGCGCATCGGCGGAGGTGTTACACCTCCGCCGATGCATTCAAGTTAAGCTACAGCCTGTTATTTCCCACTTTCTCTGCATGGTGTCATAGCTTAACCTCCTTTCAGCTAGAATTGATAGATTTTTAACGTTTCTGCATAGAACCTTATGAACGTCAAATAATAAGCTCATAATTATTAATGACGTCTCTTTCATGGTTGATTGCAACATTTATACCGGCTTGCCGAAAACGTGGATTCCATTGATTATCGGTGTATTATAGGAAATGTTGCTCATTATTTGTGTTCAAATTTTCGCAATAATGAACACCGTGTTCATTATTGCGGACACCATATCCTTAATGATTACGAACTGTTAGCACCCCTATCTTGGCTAAAACTCTTGCGACTGGTCAGAAGCCCCGGCACGTGATCAAGGCTGGCAACTGAATCGGGGCGTATCTGCCATCCGATAGCTTTTTCACTATAAAGCAGGTTAGTGGTGTAAATGACCTCCTCCCCGGACTGCGCTAGCGCTCCGTCCGGGGTTTCCTGGAAAAGCGTCATGAGAATTCGAAGCCTACCTGTTGCGACAGATCCTGCCGCCCTTGGTATTCTATATATTTTTTAATTTGCTCCTCGTTGAGCCCGATAGTGAATGAGAAATACCCCACACTCCATATTGATCCGTCCAGATACATGCGCCGTATAAACTTGAATTTCCTCTTCAACTGCTTGCTCGCTTCAATCTTCAATTCCTGTACTGCCTTCGAGACTGGTATGTTCGGGGGGATCTCAATCTGAATGTGGATATGATCTTCAT is part of the Pseudomonadota bacterium genome and harbors:
- the tnpA gene encoding IS200/IS605 family transposase, translated to MRIRSLQHSVYQHQYHIVWGTKYRRKYLKDYVRGEFAKSLYSAMKKYPTLHLIAMNIDEDHIHIQIEIPPNIPVSKAVQELKIEASKQLKRKFKFIRRMYLDGSIWSVGYFSFTIGLNEEQIKKYIEYQGRQDLSQQVGFEFS